From Solanum lycopersicum chromosome 4, SLM_r2.1:
TTTGACCTTTCTTCTTCCTCTACCCTGTGAAACCCGGCAGCCACCATTAATTTCAGCATTGATAACGgagataacaaaaataaaaatctccGTTTCAAATTTATTCTCCTATCTGTTATTCTCCATTCGTTTTGagatttttgtgaaaataaataaacgtcaataaattgtttttaagatTCATGACCAAGAAAATTTGAAggtatgttgaattttttaatatcatctttaataaattaatgattggCGATGTTTGTTCAATCGGAGTGATCAAAATAGAGATGAACGAATATCGATCAATTTTTAACTCCAATGTtcgaatttttctttttctcacaTATTAAATTAGcagattttttttacaaaaaaaaaagaaaaagaacgaaacaaaatgctaagaattttgaaatcattagaaTGGTGGGGGAAGAAGATAACCACTGGTGCATGGGTATGGGGGTGGGGATGGGGTGGGGTGGATAGAaatagggaagaagaagaattgtccttttttttgttaattatttttaaaaattaacttaggggtataaattaagaagaaaaaaaggaaaaatattatttttaataaattaacgcGTTCAAGGAAAGTGAATTGTTTTTGCTATGtcagcattttgtgtctaataggaatgacttttgaacaaataaagtgttcaattggCACAAGAATTAGTTAAGGTATCTAAATAAATTATGCCGACAACTTTGAGTGGCTGCAAATGACTTAGGCAATTACAATAATATGGTTCAAGATTATCAGTTGGTAGGTACATAAACAACTATATACTATACGCTCTGATGAATAAATGGTACTAGtactagttatttttttttctgttaagATATTGGAAAAAGATACAAATGTTAGggaaatttcttttttgattgaTTGGATCAAAGTACAAAGGTTTGATTTCGTGTGAGATCATGTAACTTAATCAAGACTTCTTACATACATGATTACATACTCcaaaatgaaaatttgtctttAATTTGGATACATAACAAATGCCCTCACATACATCGGCATTCTCTCGTGGTATTTTAAATACACGTGAATCACATCAACCAGATATATAcgaatacatgtatctagtgtaTATCTAGTGTGACTTTCTCTCTGTTTTTGTGTATctgataacaaaataaatatatctaagtgtattttcctcaaaatatgGTAGAAAGTTCTTAATTAGTGGTAAGATGcgcaatatttttaaaatataaatagtaattgtatatatagtagTAAAGTATGTCTAATTATGTAGTTTTTCCTACTTTCAAAGAGAGAGAATTATCAACTACCAATTTtggatttaaaatattatagaaatatatttcaaggatataatattttcttttaaaatatgataaataaaatggCTCATACTTGCAGATCGATTTTTAGGAAATTTGGCACGTATTACACTAAACAGCCCAATTCCAATTTTGCTCTCAGTAGCCCAATAACATTtcaaatcacataaaatatatacatatacgtatatatcttttgttaatattaataaactaGTTACCCGAACGATATATTTGAACCGAAACCCCATTTCAATATAGAATTTTGTAGCAAAATTCTTCACCCATTAACAATACAATATTccttccatattttttttatactgtgaattaattatatattatctcactaattaataatttcatgtcaaaatttcaaatcaaacacaggatacatataattttactaTCAATAATCAATTAAAACTTAAACGAATTAGATGAAATTACATTTTCATGGATTAATTCTACCACCTCCACCTTCTACATATTAGGAAGGTCACAAATAAAACAAGGAAAAATGAAAGtttcatcaaacaaaaaataattaaagtgtcatataataagagaaaaaaattaaatcaccCCATTAATCATCAGTATAAAGAAATAATACTTTACAAATtacaaataagagaaaaaatccACAAGATATCACTCCATACATACAAATGTTCTTACTATACATAGTGGCTAGGATTCAATCCATTTTTTTGAACTTGATATGAATCtgataataaaaacaaaactacttaaaaaaaagatcctgttcaaaataattgagaaattaaatgaattagctataatttgaaattaattaattactttttcttcttGGCTTGTTGCTCCTTGGCCATTTGTTCAAATAAGCTACCATCATAAACACccctaattatttcttttttcaataatCCATGCTCATCTttgcaaagaaaatataagatcTTCCACTCTGACTGAGCAGCAACACTGCATAATATTAAATCACCTTATTAGTATATAAGTTTCTTGCTTAACAtgaagccaaaaaaaaaaaaggagggggggggggggtctgtGAGTTTTCTACTTGAATTATCATCAAATGTTTATCGAAATCAACATCAAAATATGAGTTGTTTACTTTTTCTACACGAACGAGGGTGTTTGTTCAAGTAAAAAGGGTGAACAACTGATAGTTGAGGATGATATCGATAAACCTTTGATGATATTCACTTGAtaatttagatatgaaattcaaaaaactAAGATACAAATTGTTTAAGACAACACTCATCTATGTCATTATTTATTAACTGAAAATTAACATAAATGAGTCAATTTTTTAACAGATGAAATAGATGAACCTTTTCTTTAACGTTTTATGACATATTTAAgcctttttccttttaaaaaaaaatgaatcttttTTCAAACGAAAATAAAAACAGAAGAAGTCTTACTATCCCTTAGAGTCATTTGGTTGCTTGTTTGCCTTAAGCATATCATCCAATTCTTGGGCTGTTAATGCATTTCCATTTGAACGTGCATGTTTGCTGAATATCTCTTCAAATTTTTCTTGAACAAatcttcaaaatgaaaaaaaaacaaaacaattttgagttctatttttcttaacattattaattaaaatgtataatataatatagaagGTTTTGTGACTTAATTAGCTAAAGTCATAGGTTCAAATCCTGAAcgcaataaataattttaatttgatatatttaaaaagaacaaaaatagaGGGACGGATTCATTATTCCGAGGAATGTGTTTACCTTCCTTCACTATCGTAGACCCCACTGTCACTGGTGTGTTTGGCAAGTTTGATGTTTTTCACTTCAATAGGAAAGAGTAAAGAAGGCCCTTTTCCCtgtattattattcaatattatacCGTTAAAAAAAACGCActagttttaaaatttgtattcttAAACATATCATCTAGTAACATTTTGTATATCATTTacttaaaaaatgttattttaagtgcttttgtatataatttagatAGATATATGAGACGTGGAGGGATTGTGGATCGGTACGGTGTGGATTGGAGCTACAGGAGTGGGAGTGGAGTGAAGATGATAtgtattgaataaaaataaactatgacGTAATTAATGTAGAATGATAGTTgtgtaatgtttttttaaaaaattatttaattattttttaactgatcgaatatgaaaaaaattaaaattccttTGAAGCAAGGGAGAAGCTTTATCTAACATTAGAAAACATAGTACAATTAAActtcaaatgaattaaataatgaCTTGATTGATCAAACACATGCATGCAAGATAAGCTTTttctaatgacatgttaagtattttatataatttaattttggcACATAATATAAGTGTGAACGTAACTTTGGATAATTGCGCACAACTCGGAGATAAAAGTAGGAGaataaattcatttaaataaaagagatctcgataaaatcatttcttgatttgttcGTGTCATTTTTATACTAagcatctatttttttttcttctataagTTTGAAATACCATACTTCTATAAAAGTTGGTTATACTATTGCTCCACTTTGGCAACATTAGGGCCCATTTCTAACCATGCAAACCACTTCTACAAAAACATTTTAGCGAATAATAATATTCTCTTCGTTCACAATTGTTTAACaggtatattaaaaataaatatttaaaattaattgtcaatttaaataattttttttttcaattctaccCTTAATAATTATTCCATTTTGttcaattgaaaagttatgTAGACTTTTGATACTCTTGATATAGTAGAgttatattagtcaaattacaCCTTGTATTAAATTTTCCTTGAGAGAGTGCTTGATCTTATCCTGACAAACAATTATGGATGAAACGAGGATATGAAATGagaaaattagaattttaattcaCTGGGTTCAGAATTTTATAAGAATAATTTtaagtaataataattgaatctatatttaatatttaatgtgtgtatatattaaataaatttaataacatgaatatattatttaaaataaatctattAAATTTGACCAAAATCCACAAATATATTACTTACTCAACACTTGTTATGAAGTGCATTTTTAATCCAAAGAGTAGAGTAAAAGGTAAATTTAGATTTTCAATTTGACGAAGGATTCAACTGACCTTAAGAGTTTtgatataaattcaaatatatttcacgttaaaaataataaattcagaTGAATATATTGTGATTATCAAAAAGCTATTGTCTTTTCCTTTACTTCTTTTCTATTTACACCCCTTCccccaacaaaaataaataaataaataaaacacttaTTCATGCAAAAAACTATTTCATGACTTCTATTATACGTCATATTACCTACTTTAgtctttcaatataatatttttaattgtttttatttctgTTACGATTTTCAAAATAAGAAGCACTTATTAAATAATAggaataagaaataataaattgtttataTTCAAATTTACGAATCATGGAgatactatattaaaaataatctttaacGATAACGATATACATAAATAAAGAGAGACTTACCGGTCGAGTTTTTCGGCTGAGgccaaaattaatgaaaaaggaggcaaaaatggaaagaaaaatattacttcCAATTTTTCGAAAACctgaaaaatgataaaaaaaaaaattaaaaaaaattaaagggtGATATTTCACTTGTTATTAAATGGTACACAGTGGGTGCTATAAATTAAAGTGGATGTAAATATTATTAGGATTTACTAAATTCAAGTCCACATATtactattgatttttatttatatgtattcaataatacaattatttaaaaaaaaaaaaagtggacaGGACCACATATAcattaaattgaaacaaaaattttTGTAGTGTTAAATTAATAGGTTGGGATGGAttagaaaatatcaaaatctatTAAGATAATAAAAAACGAGTTATTTACTCACTTACATGTTACTTGACAGGAAGTGAATTGGATTAGAATGAACGAAAAAAAATGGTTTTAATCAGCTTTATTCTTATCCTTTTataatcaaaatttgattttatataatttattcgagtacctaataaaaaaaattccttatATAATAACTATAtgataaatatcttttaaaaatatttaaacaaatttcTAGTAAGTTAATTTTGAGTTACGTATCAACCATGTTTAATCTAAGGAGATAAAATAAGCAGATTATTAACCCGCCTAAACCTAAATAAATTAggcaaaatatgattttataggATGATTTTGCCACCTAATGGGAAAAAAAAGTACTCTAATAACACTATAATTCCGtaataataactaattataaaaacCTAAGTATTTTCATTATTCTAAACAACTTGAAACTCCAATTTTCCACcacaaatattttcttcaattatttaCCACAAATTTTTATTGTCATGAATTCCTTTGAGGCTAACAAAAAATTGGGACTCTTCTCTCCACTTATTCATGAGCAatgcaaatcattaaaaaagtaGTTCGATCTATATACACAGTATAATTTTCATACAGAGAATATTCAAATAGATTCTTCATTCGAtagatatagaaaaaataaaaataccttGATAAGTTTCCCAAGGGTAAATTATTCCGTCGTTATTGATATCGAAGAACATAACATGTTTCTGTAGAGGAGTTGGTTCGATCTTCGTAACTCCtgcatataaaattataattaaacgAACTATAGCTCATCAAATTAATCGATCtcgaataatatgaaaattatttttaaaaaaatttgaatacctTCTTGGTGAATGTTGTTTGCGGAAGCCATATTTAAAAGTTTGgttattttaagaatataataatgaatagagaaaagaagatataGAAGAGAGCAATAAGAATATGGAAGGAATAAAGCAAGTATATATAGAAGTTGATGTGTATTATACAACTTGGAGAagtatactatatatatatatataattaattatcacTACTTCCTTTCAAGGCCAATCTAGGATATCGGGTACGgatttttggaaatttaataatttttttgggcaaattttatttttatattgagaGATTTATTTTCTTCGTCTAATAATAGTTGATAGTTGTATTATTTTGGGATATCCAgcaatatttgttcattttatataatcaatagttcataatttactcttatcattaattaaagttatttctctataatatttttcagaatgttatatttattatattcaaatggTGATAACGAAAAATTACctctttaatgaaaattttaaaattctatcaatgaataaaatatataacgaGAAATATGAGTGTTTTACCTATTTGTTAGTGTGGCTTTGTAGCACGACAGTATCCATATTATTGAAATGGTTCGTTAATAGAGATGGTTCAACTAATATATTTACGtaaattctaattaattataattaatttaataaatttcgaATTTCGAATTTCGAATGATTGATCAAAACTAACAGGTGGCTAACAAACACAAGCTACAATAATGGGTCACACATTCTATACTTATATTTTGGCCTTGTGTTTACCTAATTCAAAATAATGATAAAGTCTTATTAAGTAAAAAGTAGTTACTTTTAGCTCGATCTTTTTTATTAgtaattattaataaagttCAAGGAAAATATCATTCTTATAAAACTATTgcgaaataaaaaaaaacataaattcagtaaaaaaaattagtaattttaGATCAAATTCTATGTATATAAGAATtcgcttaatatatactaatagTTTTATCAAGCATCCAATTAGTACctgcatttttaaaaatattaatatctataaatttaaaattttagctTCGTCTCTGATAatcgaaaattttaaaaacaaagtccttactataataatttatatattgacCATTTTCTCTTTGCTGTTCTGGAAATTCTAAAGTAGGACCAACAATGCAATTActgtcttttctctttttcacaTCTGGAATTTAGAATCtctctttataaaaataaatttaattttgttttcacCTCTTTATTACCTGTTTCTCCCTttcttatattaatttttttttaaaaaaaactttactgatatttttttaacattattctataaaatatataacatgtGTTCGATACTTTGTTTTATATGTGTGTCTCTATGTGTGTATagcacttttaaaaataatataaaatataaagtatttacattttttatttgtagcATTACATTCTTGTTTATTTCGTAGTACCAGAAATCCGCGTAAGAACggattcaatatatattattttatttatttaaatttatgttatatggataaaattaaaagaaactaTCGAAAGGATAACTTTTCAATTctcaggaaaaaaaaagaaattagtacaagaaattttataatttgaaaatttgtaagTTCTTGGACGATAGAATAGGATTTTCTAATTGAAAGCTACatatatattctttataaagtgggaaaatgcacaagtatctcatcaatctatgctcgaaattttagagacacgcttatactatattaaggtcctattatcccctgaacttattttataagtaattttctatcacttttcggcctacgtgacactagcttgaagAAAAGTCAACCAATGTTGAAttcacaagatagtgtcacctAGGCCGAAaatggatagaaaattattaataaaataagttcaggggtaataagaccttaatattgtataagtgtatctctaaAATTTCGATCATAGGTTAATGAAGTAGTTATATAATATCCCTTGTAAGATAGTAATTAATTTGATACTGTCATGTTGGACCATAGTCATGAGATACTTGGTAGTGTATATCACATATTTAAATTCAGAAAtggacaaaataaataaaaagaaaagattaggttatgttgcttgttatattttaaGAAGAAATCGATtcaattgatttgatttgatttgatttttaagaagaaaaagatctATTCAAATCGAATCATAAACAAAACGTCCCTAACTAACActattgttaaaaataaattgaaaatagaTTTAAACCTCTATGCACAAATGAcccaaaaataactatataaattGTTCTTTTGAATTTAACTTACGTACATTGTAGTTACaagtatttaaataatattgtaatatatttttaaacttattGTAACAAGAtcttttacatttattttcatgGATCTAATTATATATACAGAGTgtgtaattttacttttatagtATATATTCAGTTTGTTGTCGTAagttatttttctcattttgttgttattaatttaacttattgtatatatagttatattatttataattactcctatcatttttaaaaaaattactatagaAGGTATAATAATTACAAAAGGATGCTTCttcaattgtttttattaattatggACTCTTCGTTAGCTATCCAAAATATTGTTCCGTCCGTATTAAAATACTTgtcataataattatttctttgataattaaataatataaactttGATCAgtactttaaaatatatattttcatcatattaatatgaaaataattaaaatttataatacttccatataaattttttgatattcaaaattattcgttcaatacatcaaattaatttaatattattccactttattataaattaattaaattaactctCGAAAAGTGAAACGTGACAACTATTTTCTGGTTCGATAAAAAGCACTTGGTTTGAAAACGTGGAAGCAAACGAACCACAAAAGCAACTAAAACTACATTTATTTGACGTGAAAGTTAAAGCAAGCAATAACAAACATTTATTTGCTTTATTAACAAATAAAgaatttatacttttattttttttctttgttttggcTTTAGCTTTACAGGAAACTAACTTCTAATAagcaataacaaagaaaaatatgttcCCTGTGTGGTGGGGTAATCTTAGTTGCTGAGAAGTAAAGACTCTTTTTTCGATTTTTCATTTGATAttcgatatttttttaaaattcaattaatttaaattcacgtCAGAAAGTCATACTTTTGAGACTCTATCAAACATAGTTTCATACTTGTAGGGATATATCCATGTGCTAAATTTGGAACATGTGAACCCATAGTTTCTTCgtaaaatatagatattttacGTATAGAATTAATATTACTGACACTCATATAACAAGAggctaaatttaaaatttgtttcttattatgatatatGTTTCAAACTTAAGCTCATTTGAAGTATATTTGAGTGTTGAATTGAATCGAAATATCTGAAACAagccaaaaatatatatcatatataccTAATATTAGGTTTTGCTTAAGGCCACAACTTTGACAAAAATTATCTAAAAGCTCTTAGTTGTCAAATATTTGTGGTATCAAAATGGATTATCTTTTATCAAAGAAAACAACTATACATTATGTCATTacccatttttaaaaaatgtcattttcgaATAAAACTAAGAAACACTCGATCTTTAGTTAAACGTCTCGAGTCTGATAtctaattatgaaattaataatgataagaaGCATTATCCCTTTTTAATGGTCCTTAGGTTATACAATTTGCGTTTTGATTTGTTGGGTTGGGTGGGGGTGAGGTGGGGTTGGGGAGGTGGTTACTCCTACAACTCAATATAAATACTTACGTGTCATTTGATGTGAGATATAAGGTATGAAAATTCCGAAATAAAAGCAAAATTATATTATCCTGCGTTTAACTGGAGATATTATGTAGTCCTTAAAGATTTCAACCATAGTAATAAGATAAGTTAAGCTCATATACATAGTAGGATAACTTATCCCGAAATAACTTGAACCTAACCAAACGACCCGTAACTTATGACTAAGTTTACTTGAAATCACATGAAAATTGTTCTTCCATAACCTAAGAGGAAAATCATTTGTAATTCTCAAACAAATTAGACCAAAATTCAGCAAATCATAAATATGAAAACTATAGTTAGCCTTATTCAGAGTGTTGGATAATTGGTTATTAAACATCAATCCATCCCATAATTTAAGGAGGATTCaataagaaatacaaaacatacaCATAGTTATACATGCTACGATACTATGGAATCGTCTACGTATTTTTTTAAGGTTATATACAAACATTATTATCTTTCAGTATTTTATCAAACTTACATAATGCAGCATTTCACAACTAGGCCTTTTTGATCCACCCGGCCCTCTTCATTGCCTGGCAAAAGAAAGTAGTCTTCATTCAGATTGATATCGTAATTTTGTTGTTCTCAACGTGCTATTTGATCTAACAAAGCGGTACATTACTGTAATTGCTCGTATTGAGATATTACTGAGGGAGCCATATAGCCACAAAGTGGAGTCTGGAGATGGTAGAGTGtatgcagaccttacccctacctcaaAGGTAGAGAGATTGCTTCCAATAGACGCTCAACTCAAGGCAATATTATATAGAACAagagataataataaaaatgagaagTACTAGAAGTTCATTTATATTGATCAACCTAGTAAAGACTCACCATCAGAAGGCTGAGCTAGTTTTCGATTTTGGGGAGACGTCATTTCCTTTTTCAACTGCATCAGTATATCCTCCATTGTGTTTTCCCTCTTCCAGTCAGCAAGCATGGGGAAATGACTTGGCTCTACCTGAGAAACTTTCTCACGCGTAAGCGTACTTTGTTAATATGAAACCTAATAAAGTCGGATAGAAAGTACGTGGTACTTACCACACCAGTTTCATAATTTACGCAGCTCATGTTAATCCTGGACTGGAACCTTACACCAGGTGGCTGATCCGGATACTCCTTTCCACAAAATAGTTTCAGCTGATAGATGCGCCCTTCGTGTACAGTCTGTCAACATTACATGTCATTATCACAGAAATTTTTGCTTTCCTTACGGTCAAAGTCGGCATGAGTAGCAAGCAATTATTTTG
This genomic window contains:
- the LOC101266813 gene encoding probable peroxygenase 5; this translates as MASANNIHQEGVTKIEPTPLQKHVMFFDINNDGIIYPWETYQGFRKIGSNIFLSIFASFFINFGLSRKTRPGKGPSLLFPIEVKNIKLAKHTSDSGVYDSEGRFVQEKFEEIFSKHARSNGNALTAQELDDMLKANKQPNDSKGYVAAQSEWKILYFLCKDEHGLLKKEIIRGVYDGSLFEQMAKEQQAKKKK
- the SUV gene encoding ubiquitin-conjugating enzyme E2 variant 1B-like produces the protein MLPEMGSEGSSRVVVPRNFRLLEELERGEKGIGDGTVSYGMDDADDVYMQSWTGTIIGPPNTVHEGRIYQLKLFCGKEYPDQPPGVRFQSRINMSCVNYETGVVEPSHFPMLADWKRENTMEDILMQLKKEMTSPQNRKLAQPSDGNEEGRVDQKGLVVKCCIM